The genomic stretch GATCCTGATAAAAGTTCCGAGTGAGATGAGATACATAAGAAAAGTATCTTCCGGAGTATTGTCAGGGCTTAAGCATTATAATGTTGACGAAGGCAGGCTATTCGATATAAGACTTTGCGTCGAAGAGGCGGTAAGGAACGCGATGGTCCATGGAAACCATTCCGATAGCGCCCTTTCGGTCAAGATCGCGTATTGGGTCGATAATGGAGTTCTCAGCGTAGAGATAGAAGATGAAGGCTCAGGTTTTGACCATACTAATGTGGACGATCCCACTCTTGCGGGACATATTCTGAAAAATTCCGGCAGAGGGGTTTACCTGATTAAAAAGCTTATGGATAAAGTCGAATACAATGACAAGGGCAATAAAGTGGCCATGATAAAGAGGCTAAAGTAAGGGGGGTAAGGATATGCCGATGAAGGTAGAGACCAAAAATGGATTGACTGTCTGTTATGTCGAGGGCGAGATCGATATAAATACAAGCCCCGGCGTAAAGAAATCTTTCGACAAATTGATAAGCTCGAAAACGCCGAAAATAATAATTAACCTGTCGAGGGTAACGTATGTCGATTCGTCGGGCCTGGCGACGCTTGTAGAGATATTAAAGAACATGAGGTCGTATGGGGGCAGGCTCAGGTTATCGGACATGTCCTCGAAGGTAAAGAGCCTGTTCGAGATAACGAAACTTGAGAAGTTATTCGAGATAGTCGTCGATGAGAAAGAGGCCATTTCGACGTTCGTTTAGTCTGTTTTTATAGGACGGTGATATGAATTT from Candidatus Omnitrophota bacterium encodes the following:
- a CDS encoding STAS domain-containing protein; its protein translation is MKVETKNGLTVCYVEGEIDINTSPGVKKSFDKLISSKTPKIIINLSRVTYVDSSGLATLVEILKNMRSYGGRLRLSDMSSKVKSLFEITKLEKLFEIVVDEKEAISTFV
- a CDS encoding ATP-binding protein — translated: MIKSDPLAFLKNRKNLSGKILIKVPSEMRYIRKVSSGVLSGLKHYNVDEGRLFDIRLCVEEAVRNAMVHGNHSDSALSVKIAYWVDNGVLSVEIEDEGSGFDHTNVDDPTLAGHILKNSGRGVYLIKKLMDKVEYNDKGNKVAMIKRLK